In one Trichosurus vulpecula isolate mTriVul1 chromosome 8, mTriVul1.pri, whole genome shotgun sequence genomic region, the following are encoded:
- the C8H10orf120 gene encoding uncharacterized protein C10orf120 homolog translates to MKKCLNPLLCNSNNCIQEKDPLLSLDDLNHDSLLSIWTKYYGSDPRIALGRYSPLEKEIMRLGGVHTIATRRLLAQKQREEEKMLKELRQKSPDYQKAMAYKREHPLLNTGKKSMEKAWTARIIIPREELKVPAREEKTINKHIERMKLGRELQDWAHFKQSQSSSFLPAVTPDSKPASQGREEEEETSKANKTEIKMKVIFKADEPKKTIISNPNDRETFDVRKKLDRKIAGHTNRTRFLPTDFPGDLLFLSQNYKSTRIHLSHNMKLFLLNKEGRWKNCLQYPFEYSPHS, encoded by the exons ATGAAGAAGTGTCTAAATCCGCTGTTATGTAACTCAAACAATTGCATTCAAGAAAAAGATCCACTGTTAAGCTTAGATGATTTGAATCATGACTCATTATTAAG CATATGGACGAAATACTATGGAAGTGACCCACGCATTGCTCTCGGAAGATACTCTcctttggaaaaagaaatcatg CGTTTAGGTGGTGTGCATACAATAGCCACAAGAAGGCTTTTGgctcagaaacagagagaggaagagaagatgctGAAGGAGCTCAGGCAGAAATCACCAGATTACCAAAAAGCAATGGCATATAAAAGGGAACACCCCCTTCTAAATACAGGGAAGAAAAGTATGGAAAAAGCATGGACTGCTAGGATAATTATTCCACGAGAAGAACTTAAAGTGCCAGCCAGAGAGGAGAAAACTATCAATAAGCACATAGAAAGGATGAAATTGGGGCGAGAATTGCAAGACTGGGCACATTTCAAACAATCCCAAAGCAGTTCATTTCTACCAGCTGTAACTCCAGATTCCAAACCAGCAAgtcaaggaagagaagaggaggaggaaaccTCAAAAGCAaataagacagaaataaaaatgaaggtaATTTTTAAGGCAGATGAACCCAAAAAGACCATCATAAGCAATCCAAATGACAGGGAAACATTCGACGTAAGGAAGAAACTAGATCGTAAGATAGCAGGACACACAAATCGCACACGTTTCCTACCCACGGATTTCCCTggtgatctgcttttcttaagtCAAAATTATAAGTCCACAAGAATTCATCTCAGTCACAACATGAAGTTATTCCTTTTGAACAAAGAGGGTCGTTGGAAAAATTGTCTTCAATATCCTTTCGAATATTCTCCTCATTCTTAA